From Miscanthus floridulus cultivar M001 chromosome 15, ASM1932011v1, whole genome shotgun sequence, the proteins below share one genomic window:
- the LOC136506654 gene encoding uncharacterized protein encodes MNVGPFRRTSARTRRMATRMASALASSDNRAQAALARLEALESDNAGVEVVDLNDDEYGSTDEEDPDKFVPVDEQDYEEIIEEYEEEVLIQEGVPEPFVADFVDTPPAQGKHRFNLRSTRCVNDSSGGHRWILIHYR; translated from the exons ATGAATGTGGGGCCGTTCCGCCGGACCAGCGCTCGCACGCGCCGCATGGCCACGCGTATGGCGTCCGCGCTCGCCAGCTCGGACAACCGTGCCCAG GCTGCTTTAGCTCGCCTTGAAGCTCTTGAGAGTGACAATGCCGGTGTTGAGGTGGTAGATCTTAATGATGATGAGTATGGATCCACGGACGAGGAAGATCCTG ACAAGTTCGTGCCTGTGGACGAACAGGACTAtgaggagattattgaggagtacgaggaagaGGTTCTCATACAGGAGGGAGTCCCGGAGCCGtttgttgctgactttgttgacacaccgcctgcccaaggcaagcaccg gttcaACTTGAGGAGTACCCGTTGTGTGaatgattcttctggtgggcacagatggatccttattcattatcgatag